A segment of the Labrys wisconsinensis genome:
CGCGACATGGGCCTCCACCTCGCCGGGGCCGCATTCGCCGCGCTCGGCATTGTAGCGGATCAGGTCGGCGACCGGCCGGCCGACGGCGACAGTGCCCTCGGGATACTCGAACAGCTCGAGATAGCGCGGGTTCCAGGCGACGAGGCGCAGGTTGCGGTCGATGACGCTGACGCCGGGATCGATCGCCTGCAGCGTGGCCGAGAGCAGGCGGCGCGAGAACTGCAGGCTCTGGCCGCTCTCGTCGAGCAGGCGGACGACGTCGCCGACGTCCATCGCCGCCCCGGCCATGGTCGAGGTGACGATCAGGCGGGCCGAGGGGGCGCCGATGACGCCGGCGATCAGGCGTTCGGCCAGGCGCGCGGCCTGGCCGTCGATCGGCGCCTCGGGGTCGCCGGCTGGGTTCGGGCCGATGCGCAGGGCATCGAAGCTCTCCGCCGCCTCCTGGTCGCCGACGAAGCGGGCGACCAGCGCCCTGAGCTCCCCGAGCGTGGTGACATGGCCGAAGCCGCCGCGCCCCGGCGTGCCGGCGCCGCCCTCGTGCCGCGGCAGGGCGAAATGGACGAAGGCCATCAGCCCGACATTGACGGCGAGGCTCCACAGGCTGCCATGGACGATGGAGGAGCCGAGCGGGATGCCGAACAAGGCGTGCGGGTTGAGCCAGCCCCCGCTCGCGCCGCCGAGCAGGCCGGCGAGGCCGTCGTCGCCGATCGAGGGCAGCATCAGGCAATAGCTCCACAGCGTCAGGCCGCCCACCAGGCCGGCGCGGGCGGCGCGGGCATTGGCGAAGCCGAAGGCGACGGTGGCGACGAGGGCCGGGGCGAAATTGGCGACGCCGGCGAAGGCGATCAGCCCGATCGAGGCGAGCGAGCGCGAGGCGTCGATGGCGGTCGAGTAGACGAAGGCGACGCCGATGATGGCGACGATGATCAGGCGCCGGGCCCGCAGCATCAGCCGACCGAGGTCGGCATCCGCCACCACGGGCCGGCTGCGCAGGATCAGCGGCGCCAGGAGGTCGTTGGTGGCCATGGTCGAGAGCGCGATGGTCTCGGCGATGACCATGGCGGTCGAGGCGGAGAAGCCGCCGAGGAAGGCGAGCAGCGCCATGGCTTCGCTGCCATAGGCGAGGGGCAGGTTGAGCACGTGCAGGTCCGCCGGCGCGGCCGGCGCCAGCAGGGCGAGCCCGCCGAGCGCCAGCGGCAGCACCATCACCGAGATGACGGCGAGATAGGCGATGAACGGCCAGCGGGCGGCGCGGACCTGCGCCGCGTCGCGCGCCTCGATGATGCCGATATAGAACTGGCGCGGCAGGCACAGGATGGCGGTCGCCGCCAGCAGGGTCTGCACCAGGAACTCCAGGGACAGGCCCTCCGGCCGCAGCCGGTGCCAGAGCGCGGCGCCGCCGGCGGCCTGCACCGGCGCCGGGGCGTGCAGCACCAGCAGCAGCGCGAACACGCCGAGGCCGGCGAAGGCCGCGAGCTTGATCAGGGATTCCGCCGCGATGGCCGCGACCACGCCGTCGTTGCGGCCCGCGACCTCGTAGCGCCGGGCGCCGAAGCTGATGGAGAAGACGGCGAGCAGCAGGGCCACCACCGGCCCGAGCGCCCAGGAGCCGTCGAGCCCGGCGAGGACGGCGAAGCTCGACGACACCGAGCGCAGCTGCAGGGCGATGTAGGGGATCGAGGCGAGCAGGGCGAAGACGGCGACGATCGCGGCGATGCCGCGGCTGCGGCCGTAGCGGGCGGAGATGAAGTCGGCGATCGAGGTCGCGCCCGTCTCCGCCGACAGGCGCACGATCCGGCCGATGAAGCGCGGCGCCAGCGCGAACATCAGCATCGGGCCGAGATAGATGGTCAGATAGTTCCAGCCGCTGCTCGCCGCGGTGCCGACGCCGCCGAAGAAGGTCCAGCTCGAGCAATAGACCGCCAGGGACAGGGGATAGGCGAAGCGCGACAGGCGCGCCGAGATGCCGCGACGGTCGAAGCGGTAGGCGATCGCGAACAGGACCGCGCCATAGGCCAGCACCGCGATGACAGGCGTCAGCCCGCCCATGGCGTCCTCCCGTCCGCCGTTCCGCCCGCGCATTCCGTGCGGACGTCAGGTCTTCGCGCAGTCTTCGCCCATCGAGGTGGGGAACGCAACGTGAGGACGGTCTGCGCGCATGAACCTCGATGTCATGGCCGGGCTTGGCCCGGCCATCCACGCGAACGCCGTCGGTGGCATGATCTCCGCGACAGAAAGCTTCTTCAGGCACCGCCGGTGTTCGCGTGGATGGGCGGGTCAAGCCCGCCCATGACGGTTGCGCATGAGGCTACCGTGGCAGTCTTCGCCGCAACGGTTCCGTCATGGGCGGAACAAGTCCGCCCATGACGGTCGAGGGTGGGGTAGCCGTCGCGTCCTCCGCCTCATCCCTCCAGGCTGAAATGCGCCTCGGTCGGCATGTGGCCGACGCCGTTGATCGGCAGGATGTCCTGCGGACAGGCGGAGAAGGCGATGACGAGGTCCATCTCCGCCCGGAGCGCGACATGGCTGCCGGGCGTCGAGACCGGCGGCTCGAAGGACAGGCTGTGGTCCGGCCGGACCGGGATGTTCATGAACAGGTTGAGCGGGCTCGGCGTCTCCGGTGCCTCCAGCCCGAGGTCCCGCATCGCCGCGTGCAGGTTGTCGGTGCAGTTGTCGTGATAGCCCTCGACGCCGAGGAACCTGTAGCGGTGGCTGTCGCAGGCGGCGATGATCGTGTCGTGGATGCCGCCCGACGTGTCCTCCAGGAGGGTGAGAATCGGCCGGCGCCGGTTGGTCATCATGGCGTCGCCGACCGCCGGGATGATCTTGAGGATATGCGGACGGGTGTGCTCCATCGACATGAACTCGGTCAGATCGTGGGCGTTGAAGGCCCAGGTGTCGACCACCTGGTCGCCATGGGTGTTGATCACCTTGACGACCTGGCCCTGCCGGACATGGGCGGCCTTGCCGCGGCGGGCGGGGATGGTGACGAGGACGGTCATGGCGCGGCTCCGGCTGGCGGGGGCGCCACTCTCGCCGAGCCGGGCGGCCCGAGCAAGCGCGGCCGCGGCCGGATGCATGCCAGGGCCGCGCCGGGCGCCCTTGCTCACCGTCCCGCAACCACCTAGACGAGTATCATGACCGAAACGACCTATGCGATCGGCGACATTCACGGTCGCCTCGACCTTCTCGAGCAATTGCTGGACCTTGTGGAGGCCGATGCCGCGGTCCGCGGCACGGCGGCGAAGGTGGTGTTCACCGGCGACTATGTCGACCGCGGCCCCGACACGTTCGGCGTGGTCGAGCGGCTGATCGCCGGCCCACGGCGCAGGGGTGACAGCTTCGTGTGCCTGCGCGGCAACCATGACGACCTCTTCGTCAAGGCGGTGACCACGGGCGAGGGCCTGCCGGACTGGGCCTGGACGCTGTTCCGGCATACGATCGTCAGCTACGGCGCCGGCGAGCGCGACTGGAAGACCTCGCCGAAGCTGCGGCGCCACGCCGCGCATCTCTCGGCCCTGCCGCTCACCCATGACGATGGCGTCCACCTCTTCGTCCATGCCGGCATCCGGCCGGGCACGCCGATCGAGGACCAGCTCGAGGAGGATCTGCTCTGGATCCGTCACGAGTTCCTGGACCACCAGCCGCCGCTGCCGCGGCGGGTGGTGCACGGCCACACCATCATGGGCGATGACCCCGTCGTCACCCCTAACCGCGTGTCGATCGACACCGGCGCCTATCGCTCCGGCATCCTCACCGCGGCGGTGCTGGCGGGCGGCCAGGTCTCTTTCCTCCAGGCCAGGGGTCCGATCGACCGGCCGGCGGTGATCCGCGAGGAGCTGCTCTCGGCCAGCGTGCACGGCCGCGCCGTTCCGCCGGCGATCCGGCAACTCTACGACGCCTTCCTCGCCGGCGATATCGATCTGCGGGAAATGACCGAGCGCTCCAGCCGCGAGTTTGCCTGAGGCTGA
Coding sequences within it:
- a CDS encoding urea carboxylase-associated family protein translates to MTVLVTIPARRGKAAHVRQGQVVKVINTHGDQVVDTWAFNAHDLTEFMSMEHTRPHILKIIPAVGDAMMTNRRRPILTLLEDTSGGIHDTIIAACDSHRYRFLGVEGYHDNCTDNLHAAMRDLGLEAPETPSPLNLFMNIPVRPDHSLSFEPPVSTPGSHVALRAEMDLVIAFSACPQDILPINGVGHMPTEAHFSLEG
- a CDS encoding PAS-domain containing protein; amino-acid sequence: MGGLTPVIAVLAYGAVLFAIAYRFDRRGISARLSRFAYPLSLAVYCSSWTFFGGVGTAASSGWNYLTIYLGPMLMFALAPRFIGRIVRLSAETGATSIADFISARYGRSRGIAAIVAVFALLASIPYIALQLRSVSSSFAVLAGLDGSWALGPVVALLLAVFSISFGARRYEVAGRNDGVVAAIAAESLIKLAAFAGLGVFALLLVLHAPAPVQAAGGAALWHRLRPEGLSLEFLVQTLLAATAILCLPRQFYIGIIEARDAAQVRAARWPFIAYLAVISVMVLPLALGGLALLAPAAPADLHVLNLPLAYGSEAMALLAFLGGFSASTAMVIAETIALSTMATNDLLAPLILRSRPVVADADLGRLMLRARRLIIVAIIGVAFVYSTAIDASRSLASIGLIAFAGVANFAPALVATVAFGFANARAARAGLVGGLTLWSYCLMLPSIGDDGLAGLLGGASGGWLNPHALFGIPLGSSIVHGSLWSLAVNVGLMAFVHFALPRHEGGAGTPGRGGFGHVTTLGELRALVARFVGDQEAAESFDALRIGPNPAGDPEAPIDGQAARLAERLIAGVIGAPSARLIVTSTMAGAAMDVGDVVRLLDESGQSLQFSRRLLSATLQAIDPGVSVIDRNLRLVAWNPRYLELFEYPEGTVAVGRPVADLIRYNAERGECGPGEVEAHVARRLAHLQRGRPHSFERRRPSGRWIKTVGGPMPGGGYVMSFTDITAEKERQGELEARVEARTRELARINAELDAAKTLAETATRDKTRFLAAASHDLRQPLHAARLFCAALTSQAGEADRPLVGRIDQAIGTADALLRALLDVSKLDAGGVTPRPEPFDLGVLIAELAAEFAPLAAERGLALRARPGAFGVVTDRSLLRSVLQNFLSNAVRHSPSGRVWVGARRRGGRVRIEVRDSGPGIAAADQVRIFREFERLDSPGSAGGGVGLGLAIVERIARLLDLPLSLRSAPGRGSTFAVSVPASPIPAPAARAPGAATAGTGAPGLRVLCVDDDATVLAAVDLALRAQGCETLLAGSVAEALALARQSRPTSALIDYQLGGAWDGLDLAGALRALDGAMTLALVTADQGVAEDPRIPALDIAVIAKPIDPARLWAFLAERRPLAGQAGDRLAEPVAAQ
- a CDS encoding metallophosphoesterase family protein; the protein is MTETTYAIGDIHGRLDLLEQLLDLVEADAAVRGTAAKVVFTGDYVDRGPDTFGVVERLIAGPRRRGDSFVCLRGNHDDLFVKAVTTGEGLPDWAWTLFRHTIVSYGAGERDWKTSPKLRRHAAHLSALPLTHDDGVHLFVHAGIRPGTPIEDQLEEDLLWIRHEFLDHQPPLPRRVVHGHTIMGDDPVVTPNRVSIDTGAYRSGILTAAVLAGGQVSFLQARGPIDRPAVIREELLSASVHGRAVPPAIRQLYDAFLAGDIDLREMTERSSREFA